Proteins encoded within one genomic window of Deltaproteobacteria bacterium:
- a CDS encoding GIY-YIG nuclease family protein, with protein sequence MDKQFCVYILAGKRNGTLHIGVTSQLATRVWQHQSKVVEGFS encoded by the coding sequence ATGGACAAGCAGTTCTGCGTTTACATCCTGGCCGGCAAACGGAACGGCACGCTGCACATTGGGGTGACCTCCCAGCTGGCAACGCGGGTGTGGCAGCATCAGAGCAAGGTAGTGGAGGGTTTTTC